TAATTTTTTTGTCAAACACCCACTTGACATAGGTTCAAGCCTTGTCACCCATCTCAATATCGTATAAAagattttttgaatattttttgcTATTCAAGGAGAAATTTTTAGGCGAGAGAATGTTACTGAATCCAAAATCAAGACATGTTAGAGGCTTAAAAAAGATTAACAATGATATTTAAGGATTACTGAGGAGAGGTCAAAACTTTTTACtgggaaaaattttcaaagtgtcaTTTGTTAGGAGTAGGTGTACTCCTCATCGATAGAAGTATTGTGTTTGGGGAGTTTGTGCTCGGTTTTATCCCTAGACTTTGTCTCCTAACTTTGCGGAAAGCCTTCAGTGGGTTCACGGAAGGGGAGCGCCTCACCCACCAAGGAAATGTGAGCATTTGGCCTTGGTGGGATTCGAACTCATGCCTTTATATGATATTAGTGGGTAAGAATGGTACCACTTAAGCACACGCTTCCTTAGTGGGCGAGGCAATCCCACTCTGTGAACCTGACGAGGGCTCTCCACGAAGTCGGGAGACAGAAGTCAAGGATAAAACCAAGCATAAATGCCCCTGACACAATATCTCCATCGTTAGACTTCTCCCAAGAGAGAGTCCAACCTCCCCTCAACACATATCATTACATCTTAATACTTGTTAATGCATTAATAAATCAACCAATTGAgtcataaaattttatatattactcttttatttttagtaaagaaTTTTTTTAGTACTAGTATCAATAAAAGTACCATAGAGACCTTTGTATTATGAGTCATATTGTATTTTGCTCTCTTTACTCAAAAAATAGGCAAAGTAGTCCCTGTtggttagatcaaagagcaaattggtcctttttgttaaaaatttcttccatttctactattaaaaactagCGTGACTGACAGAATAACCGTACAATTATTCATTTCATGGAGTGCCACGCATGCCTCATTTTGACATACAAAGACCAATTTTTAATAGAAGAAGtgaataatttttttaacaaaatgaccCGCTTGCTCTTTGATCCAAcgtataataattaatttgttcatttttttaaataaatgggGCAAAATATAATTCGACTACTAATACAAAAACTTCTGTAATACTTTTACCATTATTATCCAAACAAATGTGAATGTATTGTCAaatctttttaaataattttttatcttggatgaatttttttaaaattcatattttaggaaagaattcaaattcaattaaaatattaaacattatccttaaaataaattttaaaagccTACTTTGCTaataaattcaaattatttaattgTAATCTAAACCTTCATAACTAAACTTTACTTAAACGTTTTTGTTTGGATCATTTCCTTTCTTTGGATGAGGCTTTATCTTCCAGCtaatgaaaggaaaagaaaaagcctTCTTTTGACAAAGCCTCTTAAAGAATTAggctttttttttcccctttataTCAAATTAAGAGAATTaggttttattatatttttcttattaaaAAAGGAAATTTACAAACTACAATGGGCAAAGTTATCAAACACATAAAATTTGCAAACTCATCTAATGTAaaaggaaaaattaaaaatttttggaaaaataaCATTCGCGAtggtataaattaaattattttgacttaatataattatattattgtTGAGAGGTTTTAGAAAGAAATTTTTAGAGTTGTCTCTCAATTTGGACAATAGCTCAAGTGCTTGAGTTTATCTGAAAAGATGGTGAGTcaacaaaatagaaatgtctcATCGGATCAGGCTATGTATGGTATACGATCACCTATTAAAAAAATGTGAGTATTTGTATTTGGTAGGGTTTGAGCACGTGCCCTAAAACATATATGACACTTGTGGACTGCTATATTACCACTTGAAATAGACACTTTCAAACTCTCAATAGAGTCAAAAAATAAAACTCCTACCGAAAGCAATATCAATCCATTGAAGAGTGTATCAACTTTCGATGAATAATAAGTTGAAAGTTTTAAAAAATCGACTTCCTTAatgattatataaaataataattaaaatgtgtCATAATATATATaagattttaaatataatttaatttattaattaagggTGTTTACTATATTTTCGAGATCGTGAGATCAGATTACAGGTAGGATCTATAATTGTTTAAATGGATGTATGAGTTTAAAATTGTAttgtagaaaaaaaattaaatatatataatttaaaaaataacataattaaatacaATGAAAATGCGAAATCAGATGTCATGTCTGTCGCACACAATTTGGCGCCAAAATCCAAGTAGTTGTTTTCGGCCTTTTGggcttttgtttgtttgttttttttttttaattatataaatttcaATGCTTATGTCACGAGTTTCCTCGGGTTCTCTTTTTGAAGTTTTGATTGGTATAAACACAACATTCATGGCTACGTCTTTCTTTGAATTTATTATAATGATGATATTGATTTGTTTATTTAAAGCCCTTTGCAGTTGACTGCAAacattttttctcttctctcatCGCCCTTCAccttctttcttcctttcttgCTAACCAAAACCTCTCTATTCCCTTTCCATTCCCACCACTTTCCTTCTGCTTTCCTTTTGATTCTCTccacaaaaggaaaagaaaagaattacatctttcctttttttctccttctttattcccttattcTTTCCTGGCTAGCTATAATTGTAGTTGGAAGCTGTGGGTAAATTCAGTTCGATCCAAGGAAATGGGGGTTTCAGGGAAGCCAAAAGTGGATGAGGGTCTAGATTCACAAGGCCAAAAATGGGTTTTAGCTGTGATTTCTATACGAGCTCCATTGAAGCCTATATACACGAGTGGTCCATTGAAGACAAATAATGATGAACAAGGTGACGACTCATGTTCCACCACTCCAACGGGTGAAGGTGCCAAAATTCAAACCTCTTTGACGTGTCCGCCTGCTCCTAGGAAGCCAAAGCCTTCTTTGAAGTGTAGCTATGGAAGAAGTGTTAGAGAGTTCTTCACTCCTCCCGATTTGGAGAATGCCTTTATATGCCATGTCGAAAGGGAAAGCTCTAGTTAACGACTAATTCATCAACCCCAAGTTTGTAGGAGCTTTAATTGCCTCCCCACCTCTTGTCATCTGCTTATCAACTTTTCTTACTCTTTTAGTTTTCCTTTTTCTCTTTAATTCCATCTGTTTTAGGGTGTTTTATAGTGATGATCGTCAGAAGTTTATGTACATGGGACTTTATAAATTAATAACATTGATGGAAATCTTTAGCTTCTTTACTTTACTTTTTAGGTTTCTATATAGAGTAGTATTCTTTCTGGCTTCTGTATTGAATCTAAATACCACTAGAACTGGAAATTTAATCGAGAAATTCTAAAGCATCCAAATTTCAGACAAGTAATGTGGgcttttgtatttttgaaacaaCAGTAGGTAAAACTATTCATGTTCATGCGTGGAAGTGATACATTCAAGTCAACATCTAACTAAGGTTACTTTATATCTTACACGAAAAGTTGTTAAACCCAAAGTAAAGGTAAGTAATCCTTTTCTAAGGGTAAGGAAGATGCTGCATGGATGCTTCACATTTCACACCAGCCACATCCATTTTCCTACTTTGCCCAATCACCCACTTCCTTTTTCCCTTGCTCTTTCCACTTCCAACCCAACCCCTCCAATAATTGACCATATTCTCACTTGCATTTACATTTCTAAAATTAATCCTTCTGCTACAACTACTAATTGCAAACATTTTTAACTCTATTTAGATTGATATATCTTTAAATTGtacttataaatttaaaaaagtaaatgacaaaatttagactcatttataaaattaaaaataagtggGAAAATCCAATTGTTTATAAGTGAAGAATGTGAAGCAGCTAGCATCTATCCAAACCCGTAGTTCAAAAAAGTGGAGAAGGGGAGTTCATGTAATCTGGAGTTTGATTTTGTACACTTAAAAAACAAAGCGTTCTCGGGATTAGAGCTATGAGATTGAAGCAATCCAACACGTCTAATAAAGGCTGCCAATCAATCCATTTTGGATTAGATTCTTCACTAAACCAACCTCCCCGCCTGCATACTGGCATTATTGGACACCACATGGAGAGTCCAGACTCGACACCttgtatatttataataatattattctttattcattcAGCAATGTCTGCCGCCCATGGTGGCTACTTTGTCATTGCCTCTACCTGTTAgtcatatttttttttaatttaaattctgTCTTGTTGAGTATGCCTTTCCACTTGTATCATTGAAGGGGACAAGGGAGCAATGGGCCTAATCATGCAAGAATATGAATATGGATCAATTTACTTTGATACTTTTGCTATTTCCAAAACCACATTACatcatgattttttttcttttacttattCTGAACTCTGAAGTAGTTTTTGCTTCAATTATTGCAGAATCTCTATATGAAGTTTAAACAAATGAGTTGCTATATAACATGTAGCACATAAAAGTCATAAATATAATATTGGTACAACTTTTAAATATTCAaatctaattttattaaatttattttaacttgCATAGAGTAATAGTTAAAGTTTATGTAGACACTTGATTGGCATAAGTTTAAATCGTGTTATCCTATTCCCACTCataatattgtataaa
This window of the Gossypium arboreum isolate Shixiya-1 chromosome 12, ASM2569848v2, whole genome shotgun sequence genome carries:
- the LOC108478638 gene encoding cyclin-dependent protein kinase inhibitor SMR6-like; translation: MGVSGKPKVDEGLDSQGQKWVLAVISIRAPLKPIYTSGPLKTNNDEQGDDSCSTTPTGEGAKIQTSLTCPPAPRKPKPSLKCSYGRSVREFFTPPDLENAFICHVERESSS